In the genome of Thermoplasma sp. Kam2015, one region contains:
- a CDS encoding GNAT family N-acetyltransferase: MRPLIAESEDVKIGLIERDDLQRIYEIFNNPKGARFLRDPTQIFYREDVEEFYEGLRRNRDRNRIYAILYGKTADFIGTIGLYDIDAKNSHAYIAFGIDQKYWGRGIATKAVSLIIKYAFDTMHLRKLISSVFDPNIASRKVLEKNGFEEVGRYRRHGYVPGYGFADEVLFERFNEKIIYI, translated from the coding sequence ATGCGGCCGCTTATAGCTGAGAGCGAGGACGTGAAGATTGGCCTCATTGAGAGGGACGATCTTCAGAGGATCTATGAGATATTCAACAATCCAAAGGGCGCAAGGTTCCTGCGAGATCCCACTCAGATCTTCTATCGGGAAGACGTTGAGGAATTCTACGAGGGGCTGCGCAGAAACAGGGATAGAAACAGGATTTACGCAATACTGTATGGAAAGACCGCAGATTTCATCGGCACGATCGGTCTCTACGACATAGACGCAAAGAACAGCCATGCGTATATAGCATTCGGCATAGACCAGAAGTACTGGGGACGCGGTATAGCCACAAAGGCTGTATCCCTGATCATAAAGTATGCGTTCGATACCATGCACCTTCGAAAGCTGATAAGCAGCGTCTTCGATCCGAACATAGCCTCAAGGAAGGTATTGGAGAAAAACGGGTTTGAAGAAGTTGGGAGGTACCGCAGGCACGGCTACGTCCCAGGATACGGGTTTGCCGACGAGGTGCTCTTCGAAAGGTTCAATGAGAAGATCATCTACATATGA
- a CDS encoding transcriptional regulator, which yields MDDQGTRPDLNKEIANLARRLSDDAMKSSMRLLIIISLYLNDRLSFSDLLDLTGLGKGSLANHLNKLMEKGLIKSGFAFSLNGPVTVYSLTEEGRKVYTEYVGAIMRMRIGKN from the coding sequence TTGGATGATCAGGGAACAAGGCCGGACCTGAACAAGGAGATAGCGAATCTCGCCAGGAGGCTCAGCGACGATGCCATGAAATCATCCATGCGCCTGCTGATAATCATATCGCTGTACCTCAACGACAGGCTTAGCTTCTCCGATCTGCTTGATCTCACCGGACTGGGTAAGGGAAGTCTTGCGAACCATCTGAATAAACTCATGGAGAAAGGTCTCATAAAGTCCGGCTTCGCCTTCAGCTTGAATGGCCCAGTCACCGTATATTCGCTGACTGAGGAAGGCAGAAAGGTGTACACCGAATATGTGGGCGCCATCATGAGAATGAGGATCGGAAAGAATTGA